In Serratia sp. FDAARGOS_506, a genomic segment contains:
- a CDS encoding SDR family oxidoreductase translates to MKTLLLTGATGFLGGAVLEKLLIENQAINYLLLVRADDAQQGLARIRANMEKFNIDANLLSKITIENILLGDLSEPADFLTDARINNVTHVINCAAVASFGNNPLIWKVNVEGTLAFAERMAQVPGLKRFLHVGTAMSCSPEPGSLVAESGEFEEDAEHLVEYTRSKSTIEQLMRQRCPQMPLTIARPSIVVGHTRLGCQPSSSIFWVFGMALMLRKFMCSLQDNIDVIPADYCADALVMLMNSETLENDVYHISAGVESSVSFAEIDNAMAAALEKAPVGDEYAQVTYDALVKMRRQLKDIFGPCNERLMLKAMRLYGSFAMLNVRFSNEKILKLGMPKPPRFTDYIAGCVQSTRGLSIQQQMVVDFK, encoded by the coding sequence ATGAAAACGCTACTGTTGACCGGCGCTACCGGCTTTCTCGGTGGTGCAGTTCTCGAAAAATTATTGATTGAAAATCAGGCTATTAATTATCTTTTGCTGGTGCGTGCCGATGATGCGCAGCAGGGGTTGGCCCGTATTCGCGCGAATATGGAAAAATTTAATATCGATGCGAACCTGCTGTCTAAAATTACGATAGAAAATATATTGTTGGGCGACCTTTCCGAACCGGCCGACTTTTTAACTGACGCACGTATTAACAATGTCACGCACGTTATTAATTGTGCAGCCGTTGCTTCATTTGGTAATAACCCGCTCATTTGGAAGGTAAACGTAGAAGGCACTCTGGCCTTTGCTGAAAGAATGGCGCAGGTGCCGGGATTAAAACGCTTCCTGCACGTCGGTACCGCCATGTCCTGTTCGCCGGAGCCGGGTTCGCTGGTGGCGGAGAGCGGCGAGTTTGAGGAAGACGCCGAGCACCTGGTGGAATATACGCGTTCCAAATCCACCATCGAACAGCTCATGCGCCAACGCTGCCCGCAAATGCCGCTGACCATCGCTCGTCCGTCGATCGTGGTGGGGCACACCCGCCTGGGCTGCCAGCCTTCCAGCAGCATTTTCTGGGTGTTCGGCATGGCGCTGATGCTGCGCAAGTTCATGTGCTCGCTGCAGGACAATATCGACGTGATCCCGGCGGATTACTGTGCGGATGCGCTGGTGATGCTGATGAACAGCGAAACGTTGGAGAACGACGTTTATCACATCTCCGCCGGCGTGGAGAGCAGTGTCAGCTTCGCCGAAATTGATAACGCCATGGCGGCCGCGCTGGAAAAAGCGCCGGTGGGCGATGAGTATGCGCAGGTGACGTATGACGCGCTGGTGAAAATGCGCCGCCAGCTGAAAGACATTTTCGGCCCGTGCAACGAGCGGCTGATGCTGAAGGCGATGCGCCTGTACGGATCGTTCGCCATGCTCAACGTGCGTTTCAGCAACGAGAAGATCCTCAAGCTGGGTATGCCGAAGCCGCCGCGCTTCACCGACTACATCGCCGGTTGCGTACAGTCGACCCGCGGGCTGTCTATCCAGCAGCAGATGGTGGTGGACTTCAAATAA
- a CDS encoding DNA polymerase III subunit theta — MARKLDSLPQAQREKIETDLLAISVIYNERYGIASTQAETEQQIPDHLLPYFHQRLDYYRRA, encoded by the coding sequence ATGGCTCGAAAGCTGGATAGCTTACCGCAGGCACAACGCGAAAAAATAGAAACCGATTTGCTGGCCATCAGCGTGATCTACAACGAGCGCTACGGCATCGCCTCGACCCAGGCGGAAACGGAACAACAGATCCCCGACCACCTGCTCCCCTACTTTCATCAACGGCTGGATTATTATCGCCGTGCGTAA
- the sbcB gene encoding exodeoxyribonuclease I → MSSKATATFYIHDYETFGKSPSLDRPAQFAGVRTDMDFNIIEEPLVIYCAPADDYLPEPEAVMITGITPQVARAKGVNEAEFTRQIHQAFSVAGTCILGYNNIRFDDEVSRNIFYRNFYDPYAYSWQNGNSRWDLLDVMRACYALRPDGIVWPENEDGFPSFRLEHLTRANGVEHTQAHDAMSDVYATIAMAKLVKQAQPRLFDFLLQHRNKHKLNALIDVAEMTPLVHVSGMFGAARGNTSWVSPLAWHPDNKNAVIMCDLAGDMTPLLTLSAEQLRERLYTRRDDLAPDQAPVPIKLVHINKCPVLAPAKTLLPENAERLGIDRQACLQNLQLLKQHPEVREKVVALFAEAEPFKGSDDVDARLYDGFFSDADKAAMRIIQQTKPQNLPALDLAFSDGRMKELLFRFRARNYPNTLDDAEQRRWLQHRQEALSAERVQSYLLQLESLYNLHEGDKEKTALLKALFDYGKELVG, encoded by the coding sequence TTGAGCAGCAAGGCAACGGCCACATTTTATATTCACGATTACGAAACCTTCGGCAAGAGCCCGTCGCTGGATCGCCCGGCGCAGTTCGCCGGCGTGCGCACCGATATGGATTTCAACATTATCGAAGAACCGCTGGTCATCTACTGCGCCCCGGCCGACGACTACCTGCCGGAACCCGAGGCGGTGATGATCACCGGCATCACGCCGCAAGTGGCGCGCGCCAAAGGCGTTAACGAGGCCGAGTTCACCCGCCAAATCCATCAGGCCTTCAGCGTGGCCGGCACCTGCATTCTCGGTTACAACAACATCCGCTTCGATGACGAAGTGAGCCGCAATATCTTCTATCGCAACTTCTACGATCCCTATGCTTACAGCTGGCAAAACGGCAACTCGCGCTGGGATCTGCTGGATGTGATGCGCGCCTGCTACGCCCTGCGCCCGGACGGCATCGTCTGGCCGGAAAACGAAGATGGCTTCCCCAGCTTCCGCCTCGAACACCTGACGCGCGCCAACGGCGTCGAGCACACGCAGGCTCACGACGCGATGTCGGACGTTTACGCCACCATCGCGATGGCCAAGCTGGTCAAGCAGGCGCAGCCGCGGCTGTTCGATTTCCTGTTGCAACACCGCAACAAACACAAGCTGAACGCCCTGATCGACGTCGCCGAAATGACGCCGCTGGTGCATGTCTCCGGCATGTTCGGTGCAGCACGCGGCAACACCAGCTGGGTGTCGCCGTTGGCCTGGCACCCGGACAACAAGAACGCGGTGATCATGTGCGATCTCGCCGGCGATATGACGCCGCTGCTGACGCTGAGCGCCGAGCAGCTGCGTGAACGCCTGTATACCCGCCGCGACGACCTGGCGCCGGATCAGGCGCCGGTGCCAATCAAGCTGGTGCACATTAACAAATGCCCGGTGCTGGCACCGGCCAAAACCCTGCTGCCGGAGAACGCCGAGCGGCTGGGCATCGATCGTCAGGCTTGCCTGCAGAACCTGCAGCTGCTGAAACAGCACCCGGAAGTGCGCGAGAAAGTGGTGGCGCTGTTCGCCGAAGCCGAGCCGTTCAAAGGTTCCGACGACGTCGACGCCCGGCTGTACGACGGCTTCTTCAGCGACGCCGACAAGGCGGCGATGAGGATTATTCAGCAGACCAAGCCGCAGAACCTGCCAGCGCTGGATCTGGCCTTCAGCGACGGCCGCATGAAAGAGCTGCTGTTCCGCTTCCGCGCGCGTAACTACCCGAATACGCTGGACGATGCCGAACAGCGCCGCTGGCTGCAGCACCGCCAGGAAGCGTTGAGCGCGGAGCGCGTGCAGAGTTACCTGCTGCAGCTCGAATCGCTGTATAACCTGCACGAAGGCGATAAAGAGAAAACCGCCCTGCTGAAAGCGCTGTTCGATTACGGCAAAGAGTTGGTGGGGTAA
- a CDS encoding helix-turn-helix transcriptional regulator codes for METKEIRRNNLRELMARYARQGVNQNEFATLVESSAPTLSQIIGEKSSRNLGDNLARRIEARLNLPKGWFDVFHEKQLVRPFDNVAAESDFQPARLKPVVWEDTEQDKEEFVEIPLLDIDFSAGDGCYEIVDREEFSLIFRRYYLHKMGVAVNAARIIRISGSSMEPRLQDGDVVGINTDDTRIREGKTYAIRHGNLLRVKVLIEQPDGGVIIRSLNREEYQDEHLSYQQRKEQLVVLGRVFWSSSSW; via the coding sequence ATGGAAACTAAAGAAATCAGGCGCAACAATCTGCGCGAATTGATGGCCCGCTACGCCCGGCAAGGCGTCAATCAGAATGAGTTCGCCACGCTGGTTGAATCTTCCGCGCCAACGCTGAGCCAAATCATCGGGGAAAAATCCTCCCGCAATCTTGGCGACAATTTGGCCAGGCGGATCGAGGCCAGGCTGAATTTGCCCAAGGGCTGGTTCGACGTATTTCATGAAAAGCAGCTGGTGCGCCCGTTTGACAACGTGGCGGCGGAGTCGGACTTCCAGCCCGCCCGTTTAAAACCGGTGGTATGGGAAGATACCGAACAGGACAAGGAAGAGTTTGTGGAGATCCCGCTGCTGGATATTGATTTTTCCGCCGGCGACGGCTGCTATGAAATCGTCGATCGCGAGGAGTTTTCGCTGATCTTCCGCCGTTACTATCTGCACAAGATGGGAGTGGCGGTCAACGCCGCACGCATCATCCGCATCTCCGGCTCCAGCATGGAACCGCGCCTGCAGGACGGCGACGTCGTCGGCATCAACACCGACGATACGCGCATCCGGGAAGGCAAGACCTACGCCATCCGCCACGGCAATTTGCTGCGGGTGAAGGTGCTGATCGAGCAACCGGACGGTGGCGTCATCATCCGTTCCCTCAACCGGGAAGAGTACCAGGACGAGCACCTCAGCTATCAGCAGCGCAAAGAGCAACTGGTAGTGCTCGGCCGCGTCTTCTGGTCCTCTTCGTCCTGGTAA